In Methylotenera versatilis 79, the DNA window GCAACATGCCATTTTTAAAGCAGTTATTAAAGAAAATATCGGCAAAGCTTGATGCAATCACCACTTTGAATCCATAGTCTTCCAACGCCCACGGTGCATGTTCGCGACTTGATCCGCAACCAAAATTCTCACGTGTCAGCAGCACACTTGCACCTTGATACCGAGCTTGATTCAGCACAAAATCCGGATTCAGCGGACGCTTGGAATTATCCATTCCAGGCTCACCATGATCAAGATAACGCCACTCATCAAAAGCATTAGGGCCAAAGCCCGAGCGCTTGATTGACTTTAAAAACTGCTTTGGAATAATCGCATCCGTGTCTACATTTGCGCGGTCTAACGGCGCGACTAAGCCATTTAATTGGGTAAACGGGTGCATTAGTTGTTAGGTGATTTTTTGATTTTCTCACCCACCTTTTCCACATCTTTACCAAAACCGTGCCAAGTGTTGCAACCCGTTAACACAACTGCAAAGCAAAGCGTCAACAATACAAATAATTTATTCATATTTAATCTCCTGATATTAAGTCTAGACAAATTGCCTGACATCTACAAAATGACCAGCAACTGCAGCTGCAGCTGCCATTTCTGGACTGACTAAATGCGTGCGCCCACCTTGTCCTTGGCGGCCTTCAAAGTTACGGTTACTGGTCGATGCACAACGTTCACCAGGCTCTAATCGATCCGCGTTCATTGCCAAACACATTGAGCAACCTGGTTCACGCCACTCAAAACCTGCGTCAGTAAAAATCTTGTCTAAACCTTCAAGCTCGGCCTGTGCTTTTACCAAACCAGAACCTGGAACAACTAATGCTAACTTCACATTTGGCGCAATATGTTTACCTTTTGCAACTGCAGCCGCGGCGCGTAAGTCTTCAATACGTGAATTGGTGCAAGAGCCAATAAACACTTTATCAATGTTAATTTCATCAATCGGCGTGTTGGGTATTAAACCCATATACGCATAAGCACGTTCCCAATCGCTGCGTTGCACTTCATTTTTGGCCATATCTAAACTTGGCACTTTGCCATCAACGCCAACCACCATTTCTGGCGACGTTCCCCAAGTGACTTGTGGCTGAATATCTT includes these proteins:
- the leuD gene encoding 3-isopropylmalate dehydratase small subunit, which produces MHPFTQLNGLVAPLDRANVDTDAIIPKQFLKSIKRSGFGPNAFDEWRYLDHGEPGMDNSKRPLNPDFVLNQARYQGASVLLTRENFGCGSSREHAPWALEDYGFKVVIASSFADIFFNNCFKNGMLPIVLSAEAIESLFNEVTTTEGYQLNVDLAAQTVTTPSGQFYAFDVDAVRKHNLLNGLDDIGLTMQQQDKIKAFEIQHKQAQPWLFN
- a CDS encoding entericidin A/B family lipoprotein, with translation MNKLFVLLTLCFAVVLTGCNTWHGFGKDVEKVGEKIKKSPNN